The following proteins are encoded in a genomic region of Paenibacillus sp. FSL H3-0469:
- a CDS encoding metallophosphoesterase family protein yields MNSKLSFRPDGTFTIVQFTDLHWMDGRAEDQQTRELMELVLKAEQPDLVIFTGDTIYTGPVREGELPCQDPKQAFRDAVAAVVNSGVPWAFVFGNHDTENGVTYSELMEIAQESPQCLAEAGPAELAGSSNYVLEIEGAGNHAGAILYMLDTGAYSPLEQIPGYSWVRRNQMDWLAEQSARLNPGEDQPKRPALAFFHIPLPEYDEMWNTKVCYGHKYERVCAPVLNSGLFAALVEMGDVAGTFCGHDHINDFTGTLHGIRLSYGRATGYNTYGHDNLKRGARVIRLEQDHPSFDTWLRLADGSRCTEQPAHTPTPTADSQH; encoded by the coding sequence TCACCGACCTTCACTGGATGGATGGAAGAGCAGAGGATCAGCAGACCCGGGAGCTGATGGAGCTGGTGCTGAAGGCGGAGCAGCCGGATCTGGTTATTTTCACAGGGGATACGATCTATACGGGTCCGGTCCGTGAAGGCGAGCTGCCTTGCCAAGACCCCAAGCAGGCCTTCCGCGATGCTGTGGCTGCTGTTGTGAATTCCGGTGTGCCGTGGGCGTTCGTATTCGGCAACCACGACACGGAGAACGGAGTGACCTACAGCGAGCTGATGGAGATTGCGCAAGAGTCTCCCCAGTGTCTGGCAGAGGCTGGTCCGGCGGAACTTGCCGGTTCAAGCAATTACGTCCTGGAGATTGAGGGCGCGGGCAACCATGCGGGAGCCATCCTCTATATGCTCGATACGGGTGCCTACTCTCCGCTGGAGCAGATTCCCGGGTATAGCTGGGTCCGGCGCAACCAGATGGATTGGTTGGCAGAGCAGTCTGCGCGGCTGAATCCCGGAGAAGATCAACCGAAGCGGCCTGCACTGGCGTTCTTCCATATCCCGCTGCCCGAATATGACGAGATGTGGAACACGAAGGTTTGTTACGGACACAAGTATGAACGGGTCTGCGCTCCGGTTCTGAATTCAGGGTTATTCGCTGCGCTCGTAGAGATGGGCGATGTGGCAGGCACTTTTTGCGGACATGACCATATCAATGATTTCACCGGCACACTGCATGGCATCCGTCTCAGCTATGGCCGGGCAACGGGCTATAACACTTACGGGCACGACAACCTCAAGCGGGGCGCACGCGTCATCCGTCTAGAGCAGGACCATCCGTCCTTCGATACCTGGCTCCGGCTGGCAGACGGCTCCCGTTGCACAGAACAGCCTGCCCATACACCTACCCCTACTGCCGATTCACAACACTAA
- a CDS encoding EamA family transporter, producing the protein MLLPILLVLASGMCHAVWSMFTKRSLNKSIFLWSIMMVSTVLLLPVLLIELWTQPLAAGAYALLLLSVALQALYSWLLSITYEMGDLSQIYPVMRGTSTLLIPLIGVIFLKESLSVYGWIGICCMLGGFAVLSGIGARKSLPASSGSGPGTALGYYTPILMALCVGLCTTCYVFVDKLNLQHMSPLALLEVTNIGFVAGLTPAVLRSRKLLEEWRRGTFTILLGSVLNPGSYLLFLFALQQAPLAHISPLREIGTIFATLLGVLLLKERQGLRRMICSVVIFCGILLIGIWG; encoded by the coding sequence ATGCTGCTGCCAATTCTTTTGGTGCTGGCTTCCGGAATGTGCCACGCGGTGTGGAGCATGTTCACCAAAAGAAGCCTGAATAAAAGCATCTTCCTGTGGTCGATCATGATGGTCTCCACGGTGCTGCTGCTGCCGGTGCTGCTTATCGAGCTGTGGACACAGCCGCTGGCCGCCGGCGCTTACGCTCTGCTGCTGCTGTCTGTAGCGCTGCAGGCCTTGTATTCCTGGCTTTTATCCATAACCTATGAGATGGGCGATCTGTCCCAGATCTACCCGGTGATGCGGGGGACAAGCACGCTGCTTATCCCGCTGATCGGGGTTATTTTCCTGAAGGAATCATTGTCTGTCTATGGCTGGATCGGGATCTGCTGCATGCTCGGCGGCTTCGCTGTCCTCAGTGGAATAGGCGCAAGAAAAAGCCTCCCGGCTTCCTCTGGCTCCGGCCCCGGCACCGCCTTAGGCTACTACACACCGATACTCATGGCCCTCTGCGTGGGATTATGCACTACCTGCTACGTGTTCGTCGATAAGCTGAACCTTCAGCATATGTCGCCGCTTGCGCTGCTTGAGGTGACCAATATCGGCTTCGTTGCCGGACTGACCCCAGCGGTCCTGAGATCGCGGAAGCTGCTTGAAGAGTGGCGCCGGGGCACATTTACCATCCTGCTGGGCAGCGTGCTGAATCCGGGCTCCTATCTGCTGTTCCTGTTCGCGCTTCAGCAGGCACCGCTTGCCCACATCAGCCCGCTGCGGGAGATCGGAACCATATTCGCTACGCTCCTCGGTGTGCTGCTCTTGAAGGAGCGGCAGGGCCTGCGGCGGATGATATGCTCGGTTGTCATTTTTTGCGGAATTTTGCTAATTGGCATCTGGGGGTAA
- a CDS encoding ATP-binding protein has translation MKARARFNPKQALLLLFYLMILISLRYLWFNANTASEHPEAQQGVLDMRGWDFMNSPSIQLDGEWEFYPGQLLGYEDSALLAAGTPHVVQVPGDWSSGFPEGEQSSLGYGTYKLRILVDPSQTESYGFWIQRIQAASSIDINEQRETSFGKLAVNSGDYIPKAVSYTAAYENPGRQEIVLLVRAANYDHPLEGGIVRSIRFGSQAAVDSERMYSLGFQLVAFMIMLLHALYAGILFFFNRKQRAFLLFFLLLMAVATTIVADNDTILLIWFPINYTWALKLKMLAYPALSLFMLMLTRSFSAYERPGRLFKIYLLGLLLYTAYVLILPAHYVVYARLFFSVFYLLPVAGVIFYIGRMVMRQEQDSFFLLFAAAAIGSSVIGGAMESNAKGSILYYPVDVIAAIIGFSSYWFKRYFRNAEENRLLNLQLKESDRKKDEFLANTSHELRTPLHGIISIAQTVASKEQHMLDEQSYKDLELLITISRRMSLMLNDLLDVTRLQEKRIVLQREPLAMGSLVSGVLGMFEFMIEGKRLQLRNELPASLPPVWGDEKRIVQILYNLLHNAIKYTQAGTVTVSAVNDGKLAWISVADTGAGIDKETQARIFSPYEQGSKGIIDGGGIGLGLSISKQLTELHGGDLTLDSEPGKGSVFTFTLPLASSAGARERTGQDTAAGQPDNPDLQGLLLEESRLLLQQSDIRNLTVPIELTAPPQIQDASQSAKSLILAVDDDPVNLKVLSSMLSAEHYQLVTATSAGEALELLGTEPWDLLIADVMMPYMSGYELTRIVRQRFSLSELPILLLTARNQPADIYTGFLAGANDYVAKPVDALELKYRVRSLTGLKQSINQSLRMEAAYLQAQIQPHFLFNTLNALMALSEFDQPKMRDLGEAFSSYLRISFDYMNSQQLVGLSHELELVESYLFIEKARFEERLQIEWEVDPGIELLLPPLTLQPLVENAVRHGLLSRKAGGKLQVRIRRQKGYTSFEVEDNGKGMSGEQVARLLDDTFRAHRGIGLLNTNRRLTQLYGEGLVIRSQPEVGTTVSFVIPERRRE, from the coding sequence ATGAAGGCACGAGCCAGATTCAACCCCAAGCAGGCTCTATTGCTGCTTTTCTATCTAATGATTCTAATCAGTCTGCGCTATCTGTGGTTCAATGCCAATACCGCGTCTGAGCATCCCGAAGCACAGCAAGGTGTGCTGGATATGCGGGGCTGGGATTTCATGAATTCCCCGTCCATCCAGCTGGATGGAGAGTGGGAGTTCTATCCCGGCCAGCTCCTGGGCTATGAGGATTCCGCCCTACTTGCTGCGGGCACACCGCATGTGGTCCAGGTTCCCGGTGACTGGAGCAGCGGCTTCCCCGAAGGAGAGCAATCCTCTCTGGGCTATGGTACATACAAGCTGCGTATACTCGTAGACCCGTCACAGACCGAGTCTTACGGCTTCTGGATTCAGCGGATTCAGGCCGCCTCCAGCATTGATATTAACGAGCAGAGAGAGACCAGCTTCGGGAAGCTGGCGGTGAATAGCGGGGACTATATTCCTAAGGCGGTCTCTTACACCGCAGCCTACGAGAACCCGGGAAGGCAGGAGATTGTTCTCCTCGTCCGGGCAGCCAACTACGACCATCCGCTGGAGGGCGGGATTGTGAGGTCGATCCGCTTCGGCTCCCAGGCCGCGGTGGATAGCGAAAGGATGTATTCACTCGGCTTCCAGCTGGTGGCGTTCATGATCATGCTGCTGCATGCGCTGTATGCTGGGATTTTATTCTTTTTTAACCGGAAGCAACGGGCGTTCCTGCTCTTCTTCCTTCTGTTGATGGCAGTAGCAACCACCATTGTAGCCGATAACGATACGATTCTGCTGATCTGGTTCCCCATTAACTATACCTGGGCACTGAAGCTCAAAATGCTGGCCTATCCTGCGTTGTCTCTATTCATGTTGATGCTGACGCGCAGCTTCTCTGCCTACGAGCGCCCGGGCCGATTGTTCAAAATCTATCTGCTGGGTCTCCTGCTCTATACCGCCTATGTCCTGATCTTACCGGCACATTACGTGGTCTATGCCAGACTGTTCTTTTCCGTCTTCTACCTGCTTCCGGTAGCCGGAGTCATCTTCTATATTGGCCGGATGGTGATGCGGCAGGAACAGGATTCCTTCTTCCTGCTGTTTGCTGCCGCCGCTATCGGCTCCAGCGTTATTGGCGGGGCTATGGAATCCAATGCCAAGGGAAGTATCCTGTATTATCCTGTAGATGTCATTGCAGCCATCATTGGCTTCTCCTCCTACTGGTTCAAGCGGTACTTCCGCAATGCGGAGGAGAACCGGCTGCTCAACCTGCAGCTGAAGGAGAGCGACCGGAAGAAGGACGAATTCCTGGCGAATACCTCCCATGAGCTGCGGACACCGCTGCACGGTATTATCAGCATTGCCCAGACTGTAGCCTCCAAGGAACAACACATGCTGGACGAACAAAGCTATAAGGATCTGGAGCTGCTCATTACGATCAGCCGCAGAATGTCCCTGATGCTTAACGATCTGCTCGATGTGACCCGTCTGCAGGAGAAGCGGATTGTGCTGCAGCGTGAGCCGCTGGCCATGGGTTCACTGGTCTCGGGCGTACTGGGGATGTTCGAATTCATGATCGAAGGCAAACGCCTGCAGCTGCGTAATGAGCTGCCCGCTTCATTGCCACCGGTCTGGGGTGATGAGAAGCGGATTGTGCAGATTCTGTATAACCTGCTGCACAATGCCATCAAATACACGCAGGCCGGAACAGTCACCGTCTCCGCCGTTAACGACGGCAAGCTTGCTTGGATTAGTGTAGCCGATACCGGGGCAGGGATCGACAAGGAGACGCAGGCGCGGATCTTCTCGCCCTATGAACAGGGCAGCAAAGGCATCATTGACGGAGGCGGCATCGGTCTGGGCTTAAGCATCAGCAAGCAGCTGACGGAGCTGCACGGAGGAGACCTTACACTAGACTCTGAGCCGGGAAAAGGGTCCGTGTTCACCTTCACTCTTCCGCTGGCCTCCTCTGCTGGGGCCCGGGAGAGGACGGGTCAGGATACAGCCGCCGGGCAACCGGACAATCCTGATCTGCAGGGGCTGCTGCTTGAGGAGAGCCGGCTGCTATTACAACAGTCCGATATCCGCAATCTCACAGTCCCTATAGAGTTAACGGCTCCGCCGCAGATACAGGACGCCTCTCAGTCGGCCAAGTCTCTGATCCTGGCTGTCGATGATGATCCGGTCAATCTGAAGGTGCTCTCCAGCATGCTCTCGGCAGAGCATTATCAATTGGTCACCGCCACCAGCGCCGGGGAAGCCTTGGAGCTGCTTGGCACCGAGCCGTGGGATCTGCTGATCGCCGATGTGATGATGCCGTATATGTCCGGCTATGAATTAACACGGATAGTCCGGCAGCGCTTCTCCCTCTCGGAGCTGCCGATCCTGCTGCTCACCGCCCGCAACCAGCCGGCGGACATCTACACCGGCTTCCTGGCCGGAGCCAACGATTATGTCGCCAAGCCGGTGGACGCGCTGGAGCTGAAGTACCGGGTCCGCTCGCTGACCGGACTGAAGCAGTCCATCAACCAGAGCCTGCGGATGGAGGCAGCTTACCTGCAGGCTCAGATTCAGCCGCACTTCCTGTTCAACACGCTGAACGCGCTGATGGCGCTGAGTGAATTCGACCAGCCGAAGATGCGCGATCTCGGAGAAGCCTTCTCCTCCTACCTGCGCATCAGCTTCGATTATATGAACTCGCAGCAGCTCGTCGGATTATCCCATGAGCTGGAGCTGGTAGAATCCTATCTCTTCATTGAGAAGGCCCGCTTCGAGGAACGTCTGCAGATCGAATGGGAGGTTGATCCCGGCATCGAGCTCCTGCTTCCTCCGCTCACCCTACAGCCGCTGGTGGAGAACGCGGTCAGACACGGCCTGCTGAGCCGCAAAGCCGGAGGCAAGCTCCAGGTCCGCATTCGCCGCCAGAAGGGATACACCTCCTTCGAAGTGGAGGATAACGGCAAGGGCATGAGCGGGGAACAGGTGGCCCGTCTGCTCGACGACACCTTCCGGGCCCACCGCGGCATCGGCCTGCTGAACACCAATCGCCGCCTGACTCAGCTCTACGGCGAAGGCCTCGTCATCCGCAGCCAGCCCGAAGTTGGCACTACGGTATCCTTTGTGATTCCTGAGCGGAGGCGGGAGTGA
- a CDS encoding S-layer homology domain-containing protein — protein MKARRWRVVSAWVMLLSMLFGGVASAATVVQQTSSYVFVDVKTTYWANEAIQSMANQGIITGNPDGSFKPEAAITREQLAKLITLTFGLDLVSDGTQTFSDVAPSSWAYKYVEASKDYLTGYFPMKGKPFFDPQASATREDVAVALVRAMGLETDGVDADNILRYRFDDYEDVTPQLAKEVAVAVENKLIQGFPDGTFGPTSPINRASVATLLYRVLKSSYTTATQDVKLDVQVPAQVSDRTVKLTGKVNADAKVYINDEEVENVDGSFAEAYDLDGGEKVYEFVFKAVLPNGRSNTVTKQVTYQISGPQLTVQAPETSNQLTAKITGKVKDSGDTNPQVTVNDKTAYVSYNGEFSADVTLKEGVNKIVVTAVNKNDKKAVVEKQITVTLGGPVLTLDLIPETSSSQTITLSGKATDKNDSSPKIYMNDELVSSYGPFRETVTLKEGVNTFTFKATNSLGKSSVITKTIMFNVGGPVLTLDLIPETSSSQTITLSGKATDKNDSSPKIYMNDELVSSYGPFRETVTLKEGVNTFTFKAVNSLGKSSEAITKTITFKVDGPVLTLDLIPETSSSQTVTLSGKATDKNDSSPKIYMNDVLVSSYGPFRESVTLKEGVNTFTFKAVNSLGKSSEPVTKTITFNVSEPVLVLDYIPETTKSKQLTLTGKATDANDSSPKIYLNDKLISSYGSFYESVILTEGSNTFVFKVTNSFGKVVTVEKTVVYTPEPDKE, from the coding sequence GTGAAGGCGAGAAGATGGAGAGTAGTATCGGCATGGGTGATGCTGCTGAGTATGCTGTTCGGGGGAGTGGCTAGTGCGGCAACAGTTGTACAACAGACGTCATCTTATGTATTCGTGGATGTGAAGACCACATACTGGGCCAATGAAGCGATACAAAGTATGGCGAATCAAGGCATTATTACGGGGAACCCGGACGGGTCCTTTAAGCCTGAAGCGGCAATTACCAGAGAGCAGCTAGCCAAGCTGATTACATTGACCTTTGGACTTGATTTGGTCTCGGATGGAACGCAGACATTCTCGGATGTGGCTCCCTCCTCCTGGGCTTATAAATATGTAGAAGCGTCCAAAGACTATCTCACCGGATATTTTCCAATGAAGGGCAAGCCGTTCTTCGATCCTCAGGCGAGTGCTACACGTGAAGATGTGGCGGTTGCCTTGGTACGTGCGATGGGGCTGGAGACGGATGGTGTAGACGCGGACAATATTCTGCGGTACAGATTCGATGACTATGAGGATGTGACCCCTCAGCTGGCGAAGGAAGTAGCGGTTGCTGTGGAGAATAAGCTGATTCAGGGCTTTCCGGATGGAACCTTCGGACCGACGAGTCCGATTAACCGGGCTTCTGTAGCTACGTTGCTGTACCGTGTATTGAAGTCCTCCTATACTACCGCTACACAGGATGTGAAGCTGGACGTACAGGTGCCGGCGCAGGTGTCGGACAGAACGGTTAAGCTTACGGGCAAAGTGAATGCGGATGCCAAGGTGTACATCAACGATGAAGAAGTAGAAAATGTGGATGGCTCTTTTGCCGAGGCATATGATCTGGATGGGGGAGAGAAGGTCTACGAATTCGTCTTCAAGGCGGTTCTGCCGAACGGACGCTCGAATACAGTTACGAAGCAGGTGACCTATCAGATCTCCGGGCCACAGCTTACGGTGCAGGCTCCTGAGACGTCAAATCAGCTTACAGCTAAGATTACCGGTAAGGTGAAGGACAGCGGTGACACGAATCCGCAGGTTACAGTTAATGATAAGACGGCCTACGTATCTTATAATGGAGAATTCAGTGCGGATGTGACGCTGAAGGAAGGCGTTAACAAGATTGTCGTGACCGCAGTCAATAAAAATGATAAAAAAGCGGTAGTCGAGAAGCAGATAACTGTTACCCTGGGCGGACCGGTGCTGACGCTTGATCTGATCCCGGAGACCAGCAGCAGTCAGACGATTACCCTCAGCGGGAAGGCGACGGATAAGAATGACAGCAGCCCGAAGATTTACATGAACGATGAGCTGGTGAGCAGCTACGGGCCCTTTAGAGAGACGGTAACCCTCAAAGAAGGAGTGAATACGTTCACCTTCAAGGCGACTAACAGTCTGGGCAAAAGCTCCGTCATCACCAAGACGATCATGTTCAATGTGGGCGGCCCTGTGCTGACTCTGGATCTAATCCCGGAGACCAGCAGCAGCCAGACGATTACCCTCAGCGGGAAGGCGACGGACAAGAATGACAGCAGCCCGAAGATATACATGAACGATGAGCTGGTGAGCAGCTACGGGCCCTTTAGAGAGACGGTAACCCTCAAAGAGGGAGTGAATACATTTACCTTCAAGGCTGTGAACAGCCTGGGCAAAAGCTCGGAGGCGATCACCAAGACAATTACTTTTAAAGTAGACGGCCCGGTACTGACGCTTGATCTGATCCCGGAGACCAGCAGCAGCCAGACAGTTACACTGAGCGGAAAGGCCACCGACAAGAATGACAGCAGCCCGAAGATTTACATGAACGATGTACTGGTGAGTAGCTACGGGCCCTTCAGGGAGTCGGTAACCCTCAAAGAGGGAGTGAATACCTTCACCTTCAAGGCTGTGAACAGCTTGGGCAAAAGCTCGGAGCCTGTAACCAAGACCATTACGTTCAATGTCAGTGAGCCTGTGCTGGTTCTGGATTACATTCCTGAGACGACCAAGTCAAAGCAGCTAACCTTAACCGGGAAAGCCACGGATGCGAACGACAGCAGCCCCAAAATCTATCTGAATGACAAACTGATCAGCAGCTATGGCAGCTTCTATGAGTCGGTGATATTGACTGAGGGCAGCAATACATTTGTATTCAAGGTGACCAACAGCTTCGGCAAGGTGGTTACGGTTGAGAAGACGGTGGTTTATACGCCGGAACCTGACAAAGAGTAG
- a CDS encoding helix-turn-helix transcriptional regulator — MVPTTRTMIRDQLALYLSQKGMPINQFSGQSGINSGTLSRILSGHQPIAMNHLERITKAMDLPEDHFYSLYVDECFYFSSPTWRRLRPFLVRSAELGRLDCVEQVVQNLLENLVYAPMLFEVAEGLFQEGVWQAAELLYKNVSVSEKYQNSERLAVCQYRLFRIAIGDDQTRNLQAAHLFECYLDRLDEADQLEGLKHLAHVYATMHRWHKVDELAKQMQQLATLRYNLQRQSGRRESNEKKTEKPLYFYILYAQLIRSTVCEELGDYNSALDWVSLYMDGSWIQEDNEEVKRTVAQFQEWGTANRMLYRVMGGEYESLSEYVDYISHRSDEIFIALYNIISSANRYDWNVDSILERFASYIPYRTYSTEFGDYNRQVMLDQHTQFLAEIAAYYLHSERKEGIRFILQSLESSARINDESNIIKCVDLFEQHRHLADEEEKEQYKLLIREVQDSHEKKIVQTPSFL; from the coding sequence GTGGTCCCTACTACTAGAACTATGATTCGCGATCAATTAGCGTTGTATTTGTCGCAGAAGGGAATGCCTATTAATCAATTCTCGGGACAATCCGGAATTAATTCAGGAACGCTCAGCCGGATACTTAGTGGTCACCAGCCCATTGCTATGAACCATCTGGAGCGAATTACCAAGGCAATGGATCTGCCGGAGGATCATTTCTACAGCTTATACGTGGATGAATGTTTCTATTTCTCGTCACCTACCTGGCGGCGTCTGCGGCCTTTTCTTGTGCGCTCAGCTGAGCTGGGCCGTCTGGATTGCGTTGAACAGGTGGTTCAGAATCTGCTGGAGAATCTGGTCTATGCCCCCATGCTGTTCGAAGTGGCTGAAGGACTGTTTCAAGAGGGGGTGTGGCAAGCTGCCGAGTTGCTGTATAAGAATGTGAGTGTCAGTGAGAAGTATCAGAATTCCGAGAGACTTGCGGTATGCCAATACCGTCTGTTCCGTATCGCCATTGGTGACGACCAGACGCGGAATTTACAGGCGGCACATCTCTTCGAATGTTATCTCGACCGGCTGGATGAAGCGGATCAATTGGAAGGATTGAAGCATCTTGCTCATGTCTATGCTACAATGCATCGGTGGCATAAGGTGGATGAACTGGCGAAGCAAATGCAGCAATTAGCGACTCTTCGTTATAATCTCCAGCGCCAGTCGGGCCGCAGAGAGAGTAACGAGAAAAAAACCGAGAAACCTCTTTACTTCTATATCCTGTACGCACAGCTTATCCGTTCAACTGTATGCGAGGAATTAGGAGACTACAATTCGGCATTAGATTGGGTGTCCCTCTATATGGATGGAAGTTGGATACAGGAAGACAATGAAGAAGTAAAGCGGACTGTAGCTCAGTTCCAGGAATGGGGTACTGCGAATAGAATGCTCTATCGGGTGATGGGAGGAGAATACGAGTCGCTCTCTGAATATGTTGACTATATCTCCCACCGGTCAGATGAGATATTTATAGCATTATACAATATTATCTCGTCGGCTAACCGCTATGACTGGAATGTTGATTCTATTCTGGAGCGATTTGCTTCCTATATTCCTTACCGGACATATTCTACAGAATTCGGCGATTATAACCGGCAGGTCATGTTAGACCAACACACTCAATTCCTCGCTGAAATAGCAGCCTATTATTTACATAGTGAGCGTAAAGAAGGTATTAGATTCATCCTGCAAAGTTTGGAATCGTCTGCTAGAATCAATGATGAGAGCAATATCATTAAATGTGTTGATCTATTCGAACAGCATCGGCATCTGGCAGATGAAGAAGAGAAAGAGCAATACAAACTTCTAATTAGAGAGGTGCAGGACTCACATGAAAAGAAAATTGTTCAAACTCCTAGCTTCCTGTAG
- a CDS encoding immunity protein YezG family protein, which yields MNKIEELYQRIGNKLVGIIPDEWDKIYLYAEILPGSRIVYFYYNSTTRNELIFGQSIPEIYGVDDQIYNRLDRELVEYFVELNQESLKSSPEPWTNLTMYLDQSGKFNIDYSYDEVQFSPAEQFTIWKYENLGLHPTDEFAQSYLDEYLKRKTD from the coding sequence GTGAATAAGATTGAAGAATTGTATCAGCGTATAGGGAATAAGCTCGTAGGAATAATTCCTGATGAATGGGATAAAATTTATCTCTATGCTGAGATATTGCCAGGATCAAGAATAGTCTATTTTTATTACAATTCTACCACTCGAAACGAGTTGATATTTGGTCAATCTATTCCTGAGATATATGGGGTAGACGATCAAATATATAATAGGTTGGACAGAGAGTTGGTAGAATATTTCGTTGAGCTAAATCAAGAATCACTTAAAAGTTCTCCTGAACCTTGGACGAATCTTACAATGTATTTAGATCAATCCGGAAAATTTAATATTGATTATAGTTACGATGAAGTTCAGTTCTCCCCTGCTGAACAATTTACAATTTGGAAGTATGAAAATTTAGGGCTACATCCTACGGACGAATTTGCCCAATCGTATTTAGATGAATATCTCAAAAGAAAAACAGATTAA